The genomic region AATGAAAAATTATAATAATATAACAAAATGTTTAAATTGAAACAATTACAATAGGTCCATGGCTCTTAATGTTCTTAAGTGAGGTTCAGTATCGTAGTATTATTCTATTTCGAGAACATTTTTTTGCTGTAAAAAACAACCGTCAACCCAGTTAGCGAAACTAGATTGACGGTTTAAAATTAAAAATTAAGCTGCAGCGCAGCGGCTTGTCCTGAAGGTACTTCAGGAAGTATATCTGATTATTTTTTTAGGGCATCCCTAATCTCAATCAATAATTCTTCTTGTGTTGGCCCTTTTGGTTCCTCTGGAGCGGGCTCCTCTTTTTTCTTCATTTTGTTAACACCCTTTACTACCATGAACATCACAAAAGCCACAATAATAAAGTCGATGACATTGGTCAAGAATTCTCCGTACATTATGGCTACTTCGCCTACTTTTTCGCCTGCTTCGTTCATGGTTCCTTCTTGTATGATATATTTGACGTCTTTAAAGTCTGCATTAAAAATAAGACCGATCAATGGGGAAACGATACCCCCCGTAAACGATGCCACAACTTTATTGAAAGCGGCACCCATAACGAAACCTACGGCAATATCTACCAGGTTTCCTTTCATTGCAAATTCTTTGAACTCTTTTAACATGATATAGTGTTTTAGTTGGTTAATGAATATATGATAATGCAATGTAATAAAAAATCGGCTTCTTGACGAAATGTTAATTCATGAATTTAACTATTCTATAAATGAGCGTTTTACACGCTGTGAAATACCTGTTAACAGTTCGTAAGAAATGGTATCGGCAGTTTGGGCAAAGTCGTTTGCGGAAAGCCCTTTCCCAAAAACGATGACTTCATCGCCCTCATTACAATTAATATTGGTAACATCTATCATAATCATATCCATACATACATTACCTATAATGGGAGCCTTTTTACCGTTTACGTACACATATGTTTTTCCGTTACCATATTGCCTGCCGATACCATCTGCATGGCCCAAGGGTAAAGTTGCCGATATTTTGTAACCGTCCGATGCATAGGCCCTGTTGTACCCCACGGTCTCACCGGGCTTTATTTTATGAATTTGGGAAATAATGGTTTTCAAAGTGACGACTGGTCTTAACTGGGCGTCGATTTTTGCTTCATTGCCATATCCATAAAGACCTATACCACTGCGTACCATATGATGCTGGGCTCCGGGATAATTTACGATTCCCGATGTGTTCAATAAATGTTTAAAAGGAATATGGTCTAACTTTTTATCTATTTCAGAAGCGATTTTCTGAAAAGTATCGATTTGTTTTTTTGTGAACTCTTTTTCGTTTAAATCTTCCGATGCGGCCAAATGCGAGAAAATAGACAGTGCCTTTAAGTAATCGGTCCCTTTTAATTTCCCGATAATAAAATCTATATCGTTCTCCCCAAAACCCAATCGGTTTAAACCGGTATTGAATTTTAAGTGAACGGGATACTCTTTTTGTTCGTGTTTTGCGGCTGTCTCTAGAAAGGCCTCCAGAATTTTACGGGAATATATGCTAGGTTCCAAACACCGTTCTATCAAAGTGTCAAAACTTACCGCTTGCGGATGCAATACCAGAATAGGTCGGGTAATGCCCGCATCGCGCAGCGCAATACCTTCTTTTACATAGGCTACGGCAAAATAATCGGCCCCTAGGCTTTGTAGTTTTAAGGCCACTTTCTCGGCATCGCTGCCATAGGCAAAGGCCTTTACGACCGCTAAAAATTTGGTTTTGGGCAGCAGTTTGGAACGTAAATAAAGATAATTATGCTCCAAAGCTTTGAAATCGATTTCTAGAACCGTTTCCTTTACTTCAGACATCGGAGTTTTTTTTTGAAGCATTCACTTCTTCAGAATCAACCTTCATTTGACTTACTTTTTCCCGCAACATGGCTTTGTAGAATGCTCCCCTGCTCAGGGGTTCATATGCTTCGGTCTCTCCGAGCATTACCAATTTATCACTATCGGATTTCCGAAAACTGTAATTGGCCAAATTTCCGGTACGGGTGCAAATGGCATGTACTTTGGTAACGTATTCTGCCGTAGCCATTAGTGCGGGCATGGGACCAAACGGGTTTCCCTTAAAATCCATATCCAACCCGGCCACAAGAACGCGAACCCCCTTATTGGCAAGGTCATTGCAGACCGTTACGATCTCATCATCAAAAAACTGGGCCTCATCAATACCTACCACATCACAGCCATCGGCCAAAAGCCTAATATTAGCCGCAGCGGGAACGGGAGTAGAGCGTATCTCATTGGCATCGTGCGAGACTACCATTTCCTCGTTATAGCGGGTATCGACCATCGGCTTGAAAATTTCTACTTTTTGCTTTGCAAATTGTGCACGTCTCAAACGCCTGATCAATTCCTCGGTCTTACCGGAAAACATAGAGCCGCAGATAACTTCTATCCAGCCGAATTGTTCCTTGTGATTAACGGTGTTTTCGAGAAACATTTTGTAATTTTAGACGAAAATAAGGTCTTTTTTCGTTCTTGTTTTAAAGAAATATAAAAATACGCAAGAAAGGCATAGCTTTTGTTGAAAATATGATGGTAAGAATATAAATCCGCATTGATGAAAAAAAAGTTGAAAGAAGAGTTGAGGAAGTTGTCTACGGATATTATTACGGCGAGAGACTTGGATAGTATAACCGATTTATATGAAGCATCTAAAACGCTTTATGAAAAATTAGCGGTTTTGCGCTTTATCGAAGAGGAATTGAACGATTTGGAAGTTGACGTTTCCAAAAACGCCATTGCTGCCAAATTTGAGCAAATGGCCAGTGCAGTACTAGAGGGTAATACCTCTGTTCCGGAAAGTAATCCGCATGAAGAAGACATTATGGTTCCGGGTATGGATACTATTAAAGGTATGGTCTCCGAAATGCCAAGCTCAGAAGAGGTAGAGCAGATTTTCGGTGAATTTATGGCCAAGCCCGACTTGATGAAAAATGAAAAGGAAATTTTGATGCCCAAAAGCAATGGCACAAAAAACGGGGTCAATTCTCCAAAATCAATAAACGATACTTTAGGCAAGGATATAAAAGTGGATTTAAACGACCGGTTGGCCTTCGTAAAGCATTTGTTCAACGATAGCATGGAAGATTTTAATAGGGTCATCTCCCAACTCAACACAATTGATACCGAGGAACGTTCTTTTTCATTCATCAACAATATGGTAAAACCCGACTACAATAATTGGCAGGGAAAAGAAGAATATGAACTTCGCTTTACGAAATTGATAGAACGCAGGTTTGCCTAACAATTTTCACAAATAATCGGTATAACCCAACATAAGTTGTTGGGTTTTTTGTTTTCTATGATAGTTCGTATTGTACCTTTGGCCCGGTAATCGCTATATCGCCATGCAAATCAAAAAAATCGTTTTTTATGTAGCGACCGGAATATTAACGGCTATCATGCTATATTCGGTACAGATGTACTTTCGTAATCCTGATGCGATAGCCAGCTACTTTGAAAGTGTGCAATATCCGGGTTATCTTGTATATCCATTAGCGATTGCAAAGGTGTTGGGCCTCGTTGCTATTTGGGGGAATTTCTCCAGATCATTAAAGGAATGGGCCTATGCAGGTTTCTTTTTTGATGTTACTTTGGCACTTACGGCACATATGGTCGCAAAAGATGGTGGGGAATTATTTTCGATTATTGCTTTTTTTGCGTTGATGATTTCTTACTTTACGGGTAAAACAGTATGTCCTTAATTATTTGGATTGATGGGAAAATTATATTTGGTACCTACACCTATCGGAAACTTAGAGGATATGACCCTCAGGGCCATTCGTATTTTGAAGGAAGTAGATTTGATACTTGCCGAAGATACCCGTACAAGCGGAAAGCTATTGCAGCACTTTGAAATAACCACACCTATGCAGAGCCATCACATGCATAATGAGCATAAATTGATGGACGGTATCGTAAGGCGATTGAAAAATGGTGAGATTATAGCACAAATTTCGGATGCGGGAACGCCTGCCATATCCGATCCTGGATTTTTGTTGACAAGGGCCTGTGTAGAAAACAATATCGCAGTTGAATGCTTGCCCGGGGCAACCGCTTTCGTACCTGCTTTGGTGAACAGTGGACTGCCAAACGAGAAGTTTGTTTTTGAGGGATTTCTTCCCGTTAAAAAAGGTCGTCAAACTAGGTTAAAGCTCTTGGCTGAGGAAACACGCACTATCATTTTTTACGAATCACCACATAAACTCATAAGGACTCTTACGCATTTTGTAGAATATTTTGGAGCGAAAAGGCCCGCTTCGGTTTCTCGAGAATTGACAAAAATCTATGAAGAGACCGTTCGGGGCAGTATGGAGGAGGTATTAAAATACTACACGAAAAAACCACCAAAAGGGGAAATCGTAATTATCGTAGGCGGTAAACAATAGTTTCTTACATTTAGTCAATGATAGCACCGTGGCTTATTTCTGCATTTACTGTTATTGCGGTCTACTATTTGGATAAATGGGAAAATAAACACATTAAGTCGGTTTTTGATTGGGTACCTGCAATATTGTTGGCTTACATTATACCTGCCATTGTCTCCTACGTTTTAAATGCCGACTATTCCCAAGCCCATATACACAGCTTTAGTAAGGATTATTTTATTCCCTTGGCCATTGTTGCCGTCATGAGCAGTTTGTCTCTAGGTCAATTAAAGTCCATTGGCTTTAAACCCTTATTGGTTTTTGCATCTGGATCACTTTTCATTGCGGTTTTCCCCATATTGCTTATGCTCTTTTTTTCAGATTCTGAATTGATTTCCCAAACTTTGACTATAGATGATTACTGGATGGGTATACCGCCCATCGTAGGCAGTTGGATTGGGGGAAGTACCAGCCAATTGGTATTGAAAGAGTTGGTAGAATGTCCTGAAAATATTTTTCTTACCGTTTTGGTAATGGATAATATCTTAGTAAATATATGGACCATCCTCATGTTCCAAAGCATCAAAAAGAGTGGCACGCTTAATGCATGGTTCACTATTACCGATGTAGCCATACCTGAAGATATACGTGTTGAAAAAGGAACTAAACTAAAACCGTTGTTAAGTGCCTTGATTTTATTGGCATGCGTAGTATTATGTAATTTCATCATTGAAAGTTTTGTAGTTAAAGTGGTATTGTTATCCTTAACGGGTTTGGCATTGAGCAATTTTATAAAGCAATGGAACTTTACGTTCGCTTTAAAGGCGGGGAGGATATTGATTATTATAGTTATGGCCATTTTGGGTTTAAAACTGCAAATTGCCACTCTTGGTTTTAATATGCCTTTTTTTGGTTTTCTTATTGTATGGCTTTTGGGTCATTTTATTTTTATGCTGATTATAGCAAAGCTGTTGAATGTGAATATGGCTTGGGTGCCTATAGCCAGTATGGCCAATGTTGGTGGTATTGCGACTGCTCCAGCGGTCACTGCTGCTTATAATATCAAATGGATGCCACATGCCATTGTACTTGCCATTTTAAGTATGGCAACCGGTACGTTTTGGGGTATGTTAACGATTTGGTTATTGAAGACTTTTATAAAATAAAATGAGCATGCAGCATCTACTTTCAGAGATTCGAAACTGCGAAGTCTGTAAAAAACATTTGCCGCTAGGGCCAAGACCTATAATTTCGGGAACGGTAAATTCGAAGATAGTTTTGGTAAGTCAGGCTCCTGGGAAAAAAGCGCATGAGCACAATAGGGCATGGGACGATTCCAGCGGAAGAAAATTACGCGAATGGCTAGGGGTAACCGATGAGCAATTTTATGATGCGGATAATTTTGCCGTGTTGCCTATGGGTTTTTGCTATCCCGGAAAAGCGAAGACTGGCGATTTACCACCAAGAAAGGAATGTGCACCGCTATGGCATGGTTTGGTCTGGGAACAGTTTGAAAACGTAAAGCTGGTTATTGTGATAGGAAAGTATGCCCAAGACAGGTATCTAAAAGAATTTTCAAAGGCGAACCTAACCCAGAACGTAGCGAATTTTAAAGATTTTTTGCCAAAACATTTTCCGTTGCCGCACCCCTCCCCAGTCAATCGGTTTTGGATGGCCAAAAACCCATGGTTTGAGCAAGAGGTTGTAGGGGAGTTAAGGAAAATAGTATCAAAGGTGATAGGTGAGCCAAAATAATTATTTTTCTCCACCCCTAATAAGCACTCCCATCATGCTTCCCTTTTTCCCAACCATGTTTACCAAGATACTGGTTGGCACTTTCTACCGCACCTTCCTCAATATCGGTTCCCTGACTGTCGTTCCAACGGTTGAGGTAACCAAAAAGAGAAATTACGCCGAGCATTTCTACGATCTCACCTTCATCCCAATATTGGTACAAACGTTCTTTGATTTCGGCATCTACGGCATTGGGCACTTGCGATGCTTGCAGCGAAAAATCCAATGCGGCTCGCTCAGCTTCAGAAAAAGCAGGGTGAGTTCGGTACTCCCAAATATTATCAAGTTGTTCCTGTTCCGCTCCGTAACGTTCAGCGGCCCGTATGGCGTGTGCCTGGCAATAGCGGCATCCGGTGGCATTGCTGCTTACCCATGCGATCATACGTTTTAAGGCAGACGTAACCCGCCCTTCATTGGCCATGACTGCCATATTCAAGTTAATAAAGGCTTTGGAAATAGCAGGTCTATGCTGCATGGTCAAAATTGAATTCGGACAAAACCCCAGGGTTTCGTTAAAGAATTCGGCCAGTTTTTTGGTTTCTGGGCTATGGTCCGGGTCAAGAGGTCGTACTAAGGGCATACAGTATAATTTTCAGTTAAAAATGCGATATACGAAATCATGAACGAGTAAAAGCTTAGGCTTTTAAGAGGTGTCAAATTATCGTACTTTTACAAGTCAAGTCTACAATAAACGAAAAATTATGGGTACAACAAATCATATTAGCACTAAATGGTTGGGTAACATGGCCTTTGAAACCAATAATCCCTCGGGGCATACCTTACATATAGATATTGCCAAGGAAGATGGGGGAGATGGTAACGGTTTTCGTCCAAAAGCCTTGATGCTTTCTTCGCTTGCAGGATGTTCTGGACTGGATGTGGCTTCACTTATCAAAAAAATGAAATTGGAAGTAGACGCGTTCCACATCGAGACCATCGCCAACCTTACCGATGAGCATCCTAAATACTATGATAAAGTAGTTATTGAGTATCATTTTCACGGTAGCAATTTGGATGAGCAAAAGCTGCAGCGCGCTGTAGACCTTTCTATTGAGACGTATTGTGGCGTTATGGAGATGTTTCGGAGGTTTGCGGAGTTAAAAATTGTCACTAAATTCCATCATAAGTAAATTTTACGAAGTTATGATTCACTTCGAGCAATTTTGATGTATTGAAATTGTAACGAGAAAATTTCTGAAAAATTAGTTTGCACTTGATTTTTGTATTTGACCTTTAATATGCGCTGGACCATAAAGCCGAAACCGGAACAGAAAGATATTGACCAATTGGCCAATGTACTTCATGTGGATGATTTGGTGGCGCAACTACTGGTGCAAAGGGGTATTACCACCTATGAAGCAGCCAAAAAATTCTTTCGTCCACAACTGACCCATTTGCACGACCCCTTCTTGATGAAAGATATGGATGTTGCTGTAGGCCGCATAGAAACTGCTATCAAAAACGAGGAAAATATTTTGGTTTATGGCGATTATGATGTGGATGGTACTACGGCGGTCGCTTTGGTTTACAGCTACCTACTCAGTGATTACCCAAATGTGGCAACGTATATTCCGGACAGGTACGATGAAGGGTATGGAATATCTTACAAAGGCATCGATTTTGCAGAGGACAACAGTTTTTCTTTGATCATTGCCTTGGATTGTGGCGTTAAGGCCATAGACAAGGTAGCCTATGCCAAGAAAAAAGATATTGATTTTATTATTTGCGACCATCACAGACCCGGGAAAAACTTACCGGATGCCATAGCCGTTTTAGACCCAAAGCGTGTGGATTGCGATTACCCTTATGATGAATTGTGTGGTTGTGGAGTGGGTTTTAAGTTGGTTCAGGCCCTTAGCTCCAGAAGAGGGAAAACTATTGATGATTTGGTACAATACCTTGATTTAGTGGCTACTGCCATTGGTGCGGACATCGTACCGATAACCGGTGAGAATAGAACTCTCGCTTTTTATGGCCTACAGGTTATCAATCAACAGCCTAGAACAGGTTTTAAGGCTATTATCGACCAGATAAAAAAAACAGTACTCACAATAACCGATGTTGTATTCATCATAGCCCCAAGAATTAATGCGGCAGGCAGGATGAAACATGGTCAGTATGCCGTAAATCTGCTAACAGAAACCGATTTGAACAAGGCCCAGAAATCTGCTGCTGAGATTGAGCAGTTCAATACCGACAGAAGGGGATTGGACCAAGAGATTACCCAGCAAGCCTTAGTTCAAATTCAAGAAAACAACGAAGAGGAAAAATTTACCTCTGTGGTGTATAAAGAATCTTGGCACAAAGGCGTCATCGGTATAGTTGCCTCAAGATTGACTGAAACGTATTATAGGCCTACTTTGGTTTTTACCAAGAGCGGGGATAAGTTGGCGGCATCCGCACGTTCGGTCAAAGGTTTTGACGTTTACAATGCTCTGGAAGGCTGTTCGGACTGTATCGAACAGTTTGGGGGGCATAAATATGCAGCAGGGTTGACTTTGTCGGAAAATCAATTTGAAACCTTTAAACGACAATTTGAAAAAGTGGTTTCAGAAAGCATAGACCCACAATTGTTGACTCCCGAAATAACGGTCGATGCAGTTATAGAGCTTAAGGATATCACCCCTAAATTGATGCGGATCATACGACAGTTCGCTCCTTTTGGCCCAGGCAATATGACCCCTGTTTTTATGGCAGAGAATTTGACCGATACAGGCTATGCAAAAGGTGTAGGCCAAAATGAGGCACATTTAAAAATATCGGTCACCCAAAACGATAGCCATAGGATTGACGGTATAGGGTTCAATCTGGGAGACAAACTACCTTTGGTCATAAGTAGAAAACCATTTAAAGCTGTTTTTTCGTTGGACGAAAATGAATGGCAAGGTAACATTAGTCTTCAATTGAAAATAAAGGATATTAAATGAAGATAGAACATTTGGCTATTTGGGTTGCCGATTTAGAATTGATGCGCAGTTTTTATGAAACTTACTTTAATGCAAAAGCGGGAGGGAAATATCATAATCCAAAAAAGGAGTTCTCCTCATATTTTCTCAGCTTTGACAAGGGACCAAGATTAGAATTAATGCATACCCCAGAAATAGCGCACAGTCAAAACCTAGCCATAACCCATCTAGGGATTGTTCATTTTGCTGTTTCTGTTGGCAGTAAAAAGCAGGTTAATGCTTTGACCGAGCGGTTGCGTAGAGATGGCTATGCGATCAAAGGAGAAGCAAGGACTACGGGAGATGGATATTATGAGAGCGTGGTGTTAGATCCGGAAGGGAATCAAATAGAGATAACCATCTAGAAATGGCAAGAGAACTAGACCCCTACGCAGCACTTCGGTATAGGGAATTCAATATTTTTTTGCTGGTACGTTTCGCGATGGTCTTTGCATGGTCTATGCAGTTTATAGTTATCGAATGGCAAGTCTACTCTATGACCAAAGACCCACTTTCGTTGGGAATCATTGGGCTAATGGAAGTAATTCCTGCGGTGGGTATGGCCCTCTTTGCCGGGCATATTGTGGACCAAAAGGAAAAACGTAACCTTTTGGTCAAATGCATTCTAGGTTTCTCGGTTGTTAGTTTTGGACTTTTTATGCTCAGTCTGCCGTCACTGGAACGCCAATACAATACTACTACCCTGCTGTACGGTATTTATGTTTTGGTCTTTTTGGGCGGATTGGTCAGGACATTTTTGGGACCTACCATTTTTTCATTGATCGCGCTCATCGTACCTAAAAAAATATATCCCAATGCCGCCACTTGGAGTAGTTCTACTTGGCAGCTTGCATCGGTATTGGGCCCTGCTTTGGCAGGCCTATCTATAAGTTGGATAGGGGTTCACTGGTCTATGTGTATCATTTTTGGTTTTTCTATCATAGCGCTGATCGCATTGTTTCAAGTATCAAAAAAGCCTATCCTAAATCCCAAAATAGGGGAGCCTGTTTTCCAAAGTTTACGGGAAGGCTTAAAATTCGTTTTTAATACCAAGGCGGTTTTTGGGGCTTTGACCTTGGATATGATAGCTGTGCTTTTTGGAGGTGCAGTGGCCCTGCTCCCCATTTTTGCCCAAGATATTTTGCAGGTAGGGTCAGAAGGCTTTGGCGTTTTACGGGCCGCTCCTGCCGTTGGGGCATCAATCACTATGTTGGGCTCAACACGTTTTCCTTTACATAAAAATGCGGGAAAAAAGTTGCTCTGGGCGGTGTTTGGTTTTGGTATCTGTATCATCGTGTTCGGGCTTTCTACATACTTTTGGTTATCGGTAATCGCATTGTTTTTAAGTGGTGCCGTAGATGGTGTCTCCATGATTATCAGGCAAACAATTCTCCAATTAAAAACGCCGGACAACATGAGGGGGAGGGTAGCTTCGGTAAATTCAATGTTCGTGGGATCATCCAACGAATTGGGTGCGTTTGAGAGCGGCGTTACGGCCAAATTGATGGGAACCGTTACCGCGGTGGTATTTGGTGGCACCATGACCCTGCTCACGGTCGGGATTACGGCTTTTGTGTCGCCAACCTTTAGAAAACTGGATTTACAGAAAGACGTGGAAGAGCATGAGGCCGAATAACCACTATGATTTTACGAATTGTTAGCCCTCGAATTTTTCTAAGGATAGTATTTCCCCATCAAAAACGGCATAGGTGTAATATTTGATCCAGTCACCAAGATTGGTGTATTTGGATTTTTCGTTCAACTGTATTTCCAAAGGTAAATGGCGATGTCCAAAAACAAAATGGTCATAATGTTGGCTTTCCAATTTGCGTTTGGCATACTGCACCAACCATTCTTTGTCCTCGCCTAAAAATTTGGCATCCTCATCACCGGAAATCAATTTGTTCTTTACCGAAAAATACTGAGCCAACCGAACGCCCCAATCCGGGTGCATCCATCTAAAAAACCATTTTGCGACCGGATTGGTAAACAGTTTTTTCATGCGCTTGTAACCCTTGTCATGTGGCCCTAACCCATCACCATGACCTATAAAAAACGAAGTATCGTTGATTTTGTATTGTTGAGGGCGGTGAAAAACGGGAATGTTCAGCTCTTCCTCGAAATACCCGTTCATCCAAAGGTCGTGGTTGCCCACAAAATAGTAAATGGGAATTCCCGAGTCCGATATTTCGGCCAATTTACCCAAAGTTCTGGTAAACCCTTTGGGCACAACGGTTTTATACTCGAACCAAAAATCAAATAGGTCGCCCAACAAAAATATGGCGGCAGCGTCATATTTGATTTCATCCAACCAGGCCACAAACTTTTTTTCCCGGGGAAAACTTTGTGCATTTGTGGGTGCGCCTAGATGGTTGTCACTGGCGAAATACACTTTTTTATTTTCGGGAAGATGTATAGTGGTCATTTAATATACAAATATAGCAGAATACGAATTCGCTTTAGCAAATGGGTCAATATTAGTACAAAAGCAGTTAAGTTTAATTATGATCATATCATACATTACCAATGTTATACGGTAGGCAGTAACGTTACCGAAAAAATATATATTTATGAACAGTGATATTAAAACAATAGAAAACAAAATCAAGCAAATTATTGAAAAGAACGAAGATGCCGTAAAGGGATTTCAAAAAGCGGCGGAAAACGTAAAACGGGAAGGCGTCATAAGCTATTTTCAAAATAGGGCCAAACAGCGTGAATTATTTGTAAAAACATTGCATAACGCCACTCCGGTACTAGAAACTGGAGATGCTGAAATCAGCGGTTCTACCAAAGGTACAATGCATAGGACATGGATGGACATCAAGACTTTTTTTACTTCGAATGATGACGAGGCCATGTTGAAAGAGGCAGTTAGAGGGGATGAGTCGGCAATTTCCGAATACAATGAAATATTGACCGAGACCATGCTGCCCCACAGAATGAAAGAAATCATTAGGGAACAGCGCAATGAAATTCAAAACGATTTGGAAACATCAGGGATATTGGAAAGATTGGTATGATATAAGGAATATGATTTAACAAAGCCGAACCAGACCTAAGGTTCGGCTTTTTAATTTGAGCTATCAAAAACCTTATAATTTTAATTTTCAGAAGCGAACCATTCTGCAAAAGAGGTTTCGGTCTCTTGGAGTTTTAGGGAATGTAGTTCTATATTTTTGGGCAATCTAGCCTTTATTTTTTTGGAAAAATCAATTACCATATTTTCGCTGGTGGGCTGATAATCGGCTAAAATCACGTTATGGCCCCTATCCATCAATTCTTTGGCCAGCTCTACGTGGGGCGTATTTTTATTAAAGACCGTGGCGTGGTCAAACTTGTCCACAATTTCTTCTTTTACAATTTTTTTAAGGTCGCCAAAATCGATTACCATTCCCAATTTTACATGTGAAGTGTCGGTTATGGGCTCGCCTATGACCGTGACCGAAAGCTTATAGCTGTGACCGTGCACGTTCCTACATTTGCCGTCATAACCGTACAGTGCATGGCCTGTTTCAAAATTGAATTGTTTGGTGATTCTTATATTGCCCATAATCAAGTAGATTAATGGGCAAAGGTAGGAATTTTGATAAAAGAATTATTAACGACTTGCGTAGAGCAAATACGATCCCCCAATAATCAAAAATGGTGCGGCAATCATAAAAAGAATGACACTCCAGCGGTACAGGCCCCAGAACGATATTGTTTTTGCCTTTTCGGGTTTGGTCCTATCGTATACTATTTTTACTTTATCCCCAATTTTGTAGGCAGGTGGGCTAGAGCTGATACCACTTTTAAAACTTATTTTGGTCTGCGACCTGTCCGTAAATTCAAAAACCGGGGTATACATGGTACTGCCATCACTTTGATGAGTATGAAACTGAGTCACGGTGGCCGTGGCTCTTATACCTTTTTGTAGCAGGTTTTGGGTTTTTTTGTAGTTGGTAAAGGCATGGTACGCCAAAAAAGTACCGATTAAAAAAAGAAAAAGATAAAAGATGATCCAGCCCATAATTGTATTTTTTGGCATGGTTATCTTTTGAATTTACGCCTTGTCCTCACCCGATTTACGAAAAATACAATCAGAATGATCAACGCAAAGGCCGGAAATATGAGGTCACTATTTAGAAATTTGAGAAAATCCATATAAAAGCTTTAGCTATACAACGTGTACAAGAATTTATTAGTATTCAGTGATTTCCTGTTTTAATTCATTGGATAGTTCTACCAATATTTGAGCTTCTTTTTCATAAACTTCTGGAGTGGTCCGTATCGGCTTTTCATCATTGCCTAGCCATTTAATAATTTCATTGTCCTTAAAATAATAACGGTTTTCCTCGATTTTGGTTTTGGATTCATCAAAAACTTCGTCGACTTCATACTCTTCGGCGGTTTTCGCGTCCCAATAGATAGGAACATTGTAATGATGCCTTGTAGATAGAACGAAAAACAAACTGTCGTCCTTGTAGTAAAAAACAAAAACATCTTTTCCCGTTTCGCCCAGTAGTATGGTATTGACTTTTTTTATACGATTACTCTTTATGTACGCAGTGGC from Costertonia aggregata harbors:
- a CDS encoding OsmC family protein, translating into MGTTNHISTKWLGNMAFETNNPSGHTLHIDIAKEDGGDGNGFRPKALMLSSLAGCSGLDVASLIKKMKLEVDAFHIETIANLTDEHPKYYDKVVIEYHFHGSNLDEQKLQRAVDLSIETYCGVMEMFRRFAELKIVTKFHHK
- the recJ gene encoding single-stranded-DNA-specific exonuclease RecJ produces the protein MRWTIKPKPEQKDIDQLANVLHVDDLVAQLLVQRGITTYEAAKKFFRPQLTHLHDPFLMKDMDVAVGRIETAIKNEENILVYGDYDVDGTTAVALVYSYLLSDYPNVATYIPDRYDEGYGISYKGIDFAEDNSFSLIIALDCGVKAIDKVAYAKKKDIDFIICDHHRPGKNLPDAIAVLDPKRVDCDYPYDELCGCGVGFKLVQALSSRRGKTIDDLVQYLDLVATAIGADIVPITGENRTLAFYGLQVINQQPRTGFKAIIDQIKKTVLTITDVVFIIAPRINAAGRMKHGQYAVNLLTETDLNKAQKSAAEIEQFNTDRRGLDQEITQQALVQIQENNEEEKFTSVVYKESWHKGVIGIVASRLTETYYRPTLVFTKSGDKLAASARSVKGFDVYNALEGCSDCIEQFGGHKYAAGLTLSENQFETFKRQFEKVVSESIDPQLLTPEITVDAVIELKDITPKLMRIIRQFAPFGPGNMTPVFMAENLTDTGYAKGVGQNEAHLKISVTQNDSHRIDGIGFNLGDKLPLVISRKPFKAVFSLDENEWQGNISLQLKIKDIK
- a CDS encoding VOC family protein, with the protein product MKIEHLAIWVADLELMRSFYETYFNAKAGGKYHNPKKEFSSYFLSFDKGPRLELMHTPEIAHSQNLAITHLGIVHFAVSVGSKKQVNALTERLRRDGYAIKGEARTTGDGYYESVVLDPEGNQIEITI
- a CDS encoding MFS transporter, with amino-acid sequence MARELDPYAALRYREFNIFLLVRFAMVFAWSMQFIVIEWQVYSMTKDPLSLGIIGLMEVIPAVGMALFAGHIVDQKEKRNLLVKCILGFSVVSFGLFMLSLPSLERQYNTTTLLYGIYVLVFLGGLVRTFLGPTIFSLIALIVPKKIYPNAATWSSSTWQLASVLGPALAGLSISWIGVHWSMCIIFGFSIIALIALFQVSKKPILNPKIGEPVFQSLREGLKFVFNTKAVFGALTLDMIAVLFGGAVALLPIFAQDILQVGSEGFGVLRAAPAVGASITMLGSTRFPLHKNAGKKLLWAVFGFGICIIVFGLSTYFWLSVIALFLSGAVDGVSMIIRQTILQLKTPDNMRGRVASVNSMFVGSSNELGAFESGVTAKLMGTVTAVVFGGTMTLLTVGITAFVSPTFRKLDLQKDVEEHEAE
- a CDS encoding UDP-2,3-diacylglucosamine diphosphatase, translating into MTTIHLPENKKVYFASDNHLGAPTNAQSFPREKKFVAWLDEIKYDAAAIFLLGDLFDFWFEYKTVVPKGFTRTLGKLAEISDSGIPIYYFVGNHDLWMNGYFEEELNIPVFHRPQQYKINDTSFFIGHGDGLGPHDKGYKRMKKLFTNPVAKWFFRWMHPDWGVRLAQYFSVKNKLISGDEDAKFLGEDKEWLVQYAKRKLESQHYDHFVFGHRHLPLEIQLNEKSKYTNLGDWIKYYTYAVFDGEILSLEKFEG
- a CDS encoding ferritin-like domain-containing protein; translated protein: MNSDIKTIENKIKQIIEKNEDAVKGFQKAAENVKREGVISYFQNRAKQRELFVKTLHNATPVLETGDAEISGSTKGTMHRTWMDIKTFFTSNDDEAMLKEAVRGDESAISEYNEILTETMLPHRMKEIIREQRNEIQNDLETSGILERLV
- a CDS encoding 6-pyruvoyl trahydropterin synthase family protein, with translation MGNIRITKQFNFETGHALYGYDGKCRNVHGHSYKLSVTVIGEPITDTSHVKLGMVIDFGDLKKIVKEEIVDKFDHATVFNKNTPHVELAKELMDRGHNVILADYQPTSENMVIDFSKKIKARLPKNIELHSLKLQETETSFAEWFASEN
- a CDS encoding DUF3592 domain-containing protein yields the protein MGWIIFYLFLFLIGTFLAYHAFTNYKKTQNLLQKGIRATATVTQFHTHQSDGSTMYTPVFEFTDRSQTKISFKSGISSSPPAYKIGDKVKIVYDRTKPEKAKTISFWGLYRWSVILFMIAAPFLIIGGSYLLYASR